Genomic window (Neorhizobium galegae bv. orientalis str. HAMBI 540):
CCGGCCAGGCCATGGGCGGTGCCGTCGCCGACGTGCTGACCGGTAGGGTCAATCCATCCGGCAAGTTGTCCGTCACCTTCCCGAAGCGTCTGGCTGACGTGCCCGGCTTCCTGCATTATCCGGGTGAAAACGGCCGACATATCTATGGCGAGGGCATTCATGTCGGCTATCGCGCTTATGATCTGCGCGAAATCGAGCCGCTGTTCGCCTTCGGCCACGGCCTGAGCTATACCAGCTTTGCCTATTCCGACCTGACGGTGTCATCGGCACAGATCGGGCTTCACGACGCGATCACCGTCGCCTTCACCGTTACCAATACGGGTGACCGGACTGGTGCCGAAGTCGCGCAGCTTTATCTGCAGGCACCCGGCAAGCGGCTGAAGCGTTCACCGCAGGAGCTCAAGGGTTTTGCCAAGCCGGTGCTGGCGCCGGGCGAAAGCAGGCGGGTCGAAATCATCATCAAGGGTTCGGATCTGGCAATCTGGGATCCGGCGCTCGGACGCTGGGTGCTGGAAGGCGTCGAAGCCCGGGTGGTCGTCGGCGCCTCTTCGCGCGATCCAAAGCTTGTCGCTGATCTGACGATCAAGCCTTCGGTCCTGCCGTTCCGTCGCCTCGCCTACGATACCCAACCGGCCTACGTCCTGCCGAATGCAATCGCCTGCGAGCACATCTGCGCCTATCTGACGAGCCGCTGCAATATTTCGAAAGAGGATGCGATGCGCATGCTCAACCACTGCTCAAATTCGTTCTTCGGCATCTTCACCTCGCTCGAACGCCGTCTTCGTGTCTCCATTCCGGAGGCCAAGGTTGCGGGTCTCATCTCCGAAATCAACGCGGCGATGGACGAGGCGGAGTCAGAACTGTGACCGCGACTGAGGATTGGCTGGAGCGCCTGATCGCTCATCCCACGGTCAGTTCCGAGACGAACCTGCCGCTGATCGAGGACATTGAAGCGACGCTGGCGAATGCGGGTGCCGTCTGCGAGCGCTTCTACGATACGAGCGGGCAAAAGGCGGCACTTCTGGTGCGTCTGGGGCCGGATGCGCCAGGAGGGCTGATGCTCTCGGGACATGTCGACGTGGTGCCGGCCGCTGGGCAGGACTGGACGGTTTCCCCTTTCAGCCTGACCCGGAAAGATGGCAGGCTTTACGGACGCGGCACGACCGACATGAAAGGCTTTGTCGCTTCCGCCGTGGCACTGGCAGAGGCGATCGATGTCAAAAGCTTGGCCGCCCCGCTATGGCTCGCCATCTCCTATGACGAGGAGATCGGCTGCGTCGGCGTCAGGCCGATGCTTGAAGAAATTGTAGGGCGGGACATCCTGCCCGACCTGATCGTCGTCGGTGAGCCGACATCGATGCAGCTTGGTCTCGGCCACAAGGGCAAGATGGCTTTTCACGTCAAGGTCCGGGGCGTTCCGCGCCACTCCGCCGAAGCGCCGCTTGCACTCAATGCGCTGCATATCGCCACCGACTTCGTATCCGGCCTGCGGAAATTGCAGGACGAGATCCAAGCCCGAGGTTCGCGTGAATCCGGCTACTCGGTGCCCTACGCAACGGTGCATGTCGGCAAGCTGTCGGGTGGAACCGCGGTCAATCTGGTGCCGGATCAAGCGGAACTGCTGATGGAATGCCGCACGATGGCGGCCGACGACCCGCTTGCTCTTACCGAGCAGGTCCGCAAGGCCGGCGCGGCCGCCGTTGCTCCGCACAAGGATCGCTTCAAGGAGGCATCGATCGACATCGAGATCACCGGCAATTATCCAGGCCATTCTGTCGATCGCAGCCATCCGATGGTGCAAGCATTTGCCTCATGCCTGCCGAAGGGAGCCAGGGACTGCCGCGTCAGCTTCGGCACGGAGGCGGGTCTGTTTGCGCAGGCGCTGGACGTTCCCGTGGTGATCTGCGGCCCCGGTAGCATGGATCAGGGGACCGCCCGGACGAATTCATCGAGGAAACACAGCTTGCGCGGTGCGATGCAGTGCTTGCTGAGGCTGTCATTCGGTTTTGCGCAAGCCGTCGGCCGCTTGCTTCGCATGAGCCAAAGCAGATGCACGGAAAAATATAATTTACCGAAGTCGCCGCGACAGGAAGAGTAAAGCTGACGAAGGTCAAATAAACGCCGGAGGGTAAAAAATGTATAACAATGTATCACGCCGTGGTTTCATGAAGACGACGACCGGGCTTGCCGCCGTGGCGCTTGCAGCTCCGGTCATTCTGAAGGGCAACCGCGTCTTTGCCGGCGAAACGCTGGTCGTACGCGACATGGGCGGAGCCTTCTACGAAGGTTTCAAGGTTGCCTTCTACGACACCTTTGCCGCCGAGACGGGTGTTACCATACAGACCAATACCAACGAGCCAGATCCGATCCCGCAGTACAAGATGGCGATCGATACCGACACGAAGCTGTTCGACGTCGCCCTAATGACGCCGGAACACGTGCTGCGCATCCGCAAGCTCGGCAACAACTATATGTTGCCCCTTAACATCGAGGTCCCCAACAAGGCTGACTTCGCCCCGCACACGTTCGAACCCGATTTCGCCGGCGTCGCGATCTTCGCGCTCGCCATGGCCTACCGCAAGGACACCATGAAGACGGTTCCGGCCAGCTGGGCCGATTTCTGGAACGCCAAAGCTTTCAAAGGCCGCCGTGGCATGTGGCGCAGCCCGGTCACGACGCTGGAAATGGCGTTGCTCGCTGATGGCGTTCCGCTCGACAAGCTTTATCCGCTCGACGTCGATCGCGCCTTCAAGAGCCTCGACAAGGTCAAGTCCAGCATCGACATCTGGTGGACTTCGGGCGCTCATGCAACCCAGCTTCTTCAGAATGGCGAACTGGACATGATGTCGACCTGGTCGACCCGCGCACAAGCAGCCATCAATGCCGGCGCACCGGCTGGCATCGTCTGGAATGGCGGCCTGTTCAACATCGATGGGTGGACCATTGCCGGCAACACGAAAAAGGCCGATCTTGCCCGCAAGTTCATCGAATGGTGCCTGGATGCAAAACGTCAGGCAGCCTATACGGGCATCCTGGCTTGCGGCCCGACCAACATGAAGGCTTACGAGCATCTGAGCGCGGAAAAGGCTCAGCTTCTGCCGACAGCACCCGCCAACATCAAGGGCCTGGCTGTTCTTAACGCTGCCTATTGGGCGGAGCATCAGGACGAACTAACCCAGCGCTTCGAACAGTGGATTCTGAGCTGATTTTCAGCAGGAACGACCACCTGAGCTTCAGGTGTCGCCGCTCGGCGAGGCCGTCTATCTGACAATGGATGGCCGGTTCTGCGCTAAGCTGAACGGGCCATTTCAACAAACGGGACATCCATGGCCGAACTTTCCGCCAAAGACACCTTCTCACGGAAGCGCCTGCGAGCGGATAGCCTCTGGCTTACCATGCCGGGGCTTGTCTACATGGCTCTGTTGCTGATCCTGCCGGCTGGCGCGCTGATCTGGCAGTCCTTCATCGATCCGAAGTCCGGTGCTTTCGATCTGACCGTCTATCGGCAGATGTTCTCGGCCGGCGTCTACGTGAAGGTGCTCGCCAACACGTTCGCCATCTCGGCCCAAGTCACCATCGTCTGCCTTCTGGTCGGTTATCCCATCGCTGTCTGGCTGGCCGGCATGCCGGAACGTCGCCGGCGCATGGCCATGTGGCTGGTCCTGCTACCGTTCTGGGTCAGCCCGCTTCTGAAAAACTTCGCCTGGATCGTGCTGCTCGCCCGCAAGGGCATTGTCGCGCAGATGTTGATCGGCATGGGTTTCGATACCCAACTCGACCTGCTCTACGGCCGCGGCGCGGTTATCTTCGGCATGGCGCATGCCATGCTGCCTCTCGCGATCCTCACAATGCTGCCGACCATGCTGTCCATCGATGGTCGCCTCATCCCCGCCGCCATGACCATGGGCGCGAGCCGTAGCCAGTCCTTCTGGCGCATCTTCGTGCCGCTTTCCATGCCGGGCGTTGCCGCTGCCGGGCTGCTCATCTTCGTGATGGGCCTCGGTTTCTTCATCACGCCGGCTCTTCTGGGCTCGCCACGCGAAACGGTCATCGGCCAGATGATGATTACCCAGGTTCAGCAGCTGTTCAACCTGCGGCTTGGTGGCGCTCTTGCGACCCTCCTCCTTGCCGTGACGCTGACTACCATCGCCCTTTACGATCGTTTTTTCGGCATGTCGGCCGTCTCGGGCAATAGTGCTGCAGCCAGGCGCGGCGGCGTTGTCGGTGCTATCGGCGGCGTATTGATCGAGATCGGTGCGTTTGTCAGCGACTTCATTGCCAACCTGTTCCCAACGCGCCTTGGGCGTCGCGTCTTCACCACGTTCGTTTGGATTGTGATTGCAATCATGATCGTGCCGGTTCTGGCATTCCCGCCGATGGCTTTTTCCGGCTCGAGTTTTCTTGAGTTCCCACCGAAAAGCTTCTCGTTGCGATGGTTCCAGACCTATCTCAGCTCCGACCAGTGGATGGGTGCCACCACGCGTTCCGCCGTGGTCGCGATCGTGACAGGTGTTGTCGCCACCATCATTTCGGGCATGGCGGCCTATGGACTGGCACGCACGCAACGCAAGGCCGGTGGCCTGATCTTCCTGTCGTTCATGCTGCCAATGATTGTACCCAATATCGTCATCGGCGTATCGTTGTTCTATGTGCTTGCTAAAATCGGTCTGATCGCGACCAACACCGGCATCATCCTCGGTCACACGCTGTCGGCCATGCCGATCGTTTTCGTCATCCTGCTGACTACGTTCCGGAGTTTTGACTGGCGTCTTCTGCAGGCGGCCGCAACACTCGGCGCAAACGGCTGGCAGCAGATCCGTCTCGTTCTTCTTCCACTGATCAAGGGTGGTGCCATTGCGGCCTTCCTGTTCGGCCTGCTGCACTCCTTCGAAGAACTCACCATAGCGCTGTTCGTAGGTGCGGGCGTCAAGCAGACGCTCCCAAAGCAGATGTGGGACGATATCATTCTCAGCATTTCTCCGACCCTGGCTGCTGCCTCGGTCTTCATCGTGGCGGTGGTGACAGTACTCTTCGTCATCGCCGAAAAGGCAAGGCCGCGCTGACATGCGAAACCCCGCCGATCCCATCACGACCAAAGGAACCACATTCGACATGTCAGCCGCCTCTGCGAACACGCCGGAAATCAAGCTTCAGGTGAATGGCCTTGCCAAACTCTACGGCCAGACCACCGCACTCGATCATGTCGATCTCGAAGTCCGCAAGGGCGAGCTTCTCACGCTTCTCGGACCGTCCGGTTCCGGCAAAACGACGCTTCTGCAGCTCATCTGCGGCCTGCAGGAACCGACGTCGGGCACCGTCATCATCGACGGCAAGGATCAGACCCACGCACCGGTCAACAAGCGCGACATTGGCGTCGTATTCCAGAACTACGCGCTCTTCCCGCATATGACGGTGGCCGAAAATGTCGGCTTCGCGCTGAAAATGCGCAGCCTGCCGAAGGCCGAGATCGACGCCAAGGTGAATAACGCGCTGGAAACGGTCGGCCTTGCGCATGCTGCATCACGCTCTCCCTCGCAGCTTTCCGGCGGCCAGCAGCAGCGCG
Coding sequences:
- a CDS encoding ABC transporter permease subunit, translated to MAELSAKDTFSRKRLRADSLWLTMPGLVYMALLLILPAGALIWQSFIDPKSGAFDLTVYRQMFSAGVYVKVLANTFAISAQVTIVCLLVGYPIAVWLAGMPERRRRMAMWLVLLPFWVSPLLKNFAWIVLLARKGIVAQMLIGMGFDTQLDLLYGRGAVIFGMAHAMLPLAILTMLPTMLSIDGRLIPAAMTMGASRSQSFWRIFVPLSMPGVAAAGLLIFVMGLGFFITPALLGSPRETVIGQMMITQVQQLFNLRLGGALATLLLAVTLTTIALYDRFFGMSAVSGNSAAARRGGVVGAIGGVLIEIGAFVSDFIANLFPTRLGRRVFTTFVWIVIAIMIVPVLAFPPMAFSGSSFLEFPPKSFSLRWFQTYLSSDQWMGATTRSAVVAIVTGVVATIISGMAAYGLARTQRKAGGLIFLSFMLPMIVPNIVIGVSLFYVLAKIGLIATNTGIILGHTLSAMPIVFVILLTTFRSFDWRLLQAAATLGANGWQQIRLVLLPLIKGGAIAAFLFGLLHSFEELTIALFVGAGVKQTLPKQMWDDIILSISPTLAAASVFIVAVVTVLFVIAEKARPR
- a CDS encoding glycoside hydrolase family 3 C-terminal domain-containing protein, with translation MKNILVVGRDAGTPVIQGSGCATTIPTMVDQPLEQLEQALGANHVLTFGEEADTETLALAAKADLVLVYTSTEGAYDGEGSDRTTLALGPGQDAMIAALAMASEKVAVVIACPDAVEMPWVDAVKAVLVTFYSGQAMGGAVADVLTGRVNPSGKLSVTFPKRLADVPGFLHYPGENGRHIYGEGIHVGYRAYDLREIEPLFAFGHGLSYTSFAYSDLTVSSAQIGLHDAITVAFTVTNTGDRTGAEVAQLYLQAPGKRLKRSPQELKGFAKPVLAPGESRRVEIIIKGSDLAIWDPALGRWVLEGVEARVVVGASSRDPKLVADLTIKPSVLPFRRLAYDTQPAYVLPNAIACEHICAYLTSRCNISKEDAMRMLNHCSNSFFGIFTSLERRLRVSIPEAKVAGLISEINAAMDEAESEL
- a CDS encoding M20/M25/M40 family metallo-hydrolase, with protein sequence MTATEDWLERLIAHPTVSSETNLPLIEDIEATLANAGAVCERFYDTSGQKAALLVRLGPDAPGGLMLSGHVDVVPAAGQDWTVSPFSLTRKDGRLYGRGTTDMKGFVASAVALAEAIDVKSLAAPLWLAISYDEEIGCVGVRPMLEEIVGRDILPDLIVVGEPTSMQLGLGHKGKMAFHVKVRGVPRHSAEAPLALNALHIATDFVSGLRKLQDEIQARGSRESGYSVPYATVHVGKLSGGTAVNLVPDQAELLMECRTMAADDPLALTEQVRKAGAAAVAPHKDRFKEASIDIEITGNYPGHSVDRSHPMVQAFASCLPKGARDCRVSFGTEAGLFAQALDVPVVICGPGSMDQGTARTNSSRKHSLRGAMQCLLRLSFGFAQAVGRLLRMSQSRCTEKYNLPKSPRQEE
- a CDS encoding ABC transporter substrate-binding protein, yielding MYNNVSRRGFMKTTTGLAAVALAAPVILKGNRVFAGETLVVRDMGGAFYEGFKVAFYDTFAAETGVTIQTNTNEPDPIPQYKMAIDTDTKLFDVALMTPEHVLRIRKLGNNYMLPLNIEVPNKADFAPHTFEPDFAGVAIFALAMAYRKDTMKTVPASWADFWNAKAFKGRRGMWRSPVTTLEMALLADGVPLDKLYPLDVDRAFKSLDKVKSSIDIWWTSGAHATQLLQNGELDMMSTWSTRAQAAINAGAPAGIVWNGGLFNIDGWTIAGNTKKADLARKFIEWCLDAKRQAAYTGILACGPTNMKAYEHLSAEKAQLLPTAPANIKGLAVLNAAYWAEHQDELTQRFEQWILS